A single region of the Hippopotamus amphibius kiboko isolate mHipAmp2 chromosome 6, mHipAmp2.hap2, whole genome shotgun sequence genome encodes:
- the P2RY14 gene encoding P2Y purinoceptor 14 — MNATPASPAGGSCPRNTLITQQIIPVLYFMVFVAGILLNGVSGWIFFYVPSSKSFIVYLKNIVVADFLMSLTFPFKILSDSGLGPWQLNVFVCRVSAVLFYVNMYVSIVFFGLIGFDRYYKIVKPLSTSFIQSVSYSKLLSLLVWSLILLLAVPNMILTNRSATGATRVKCMDLKNELGLKWHKASSYIFVGIFWIVFLSLIIFYTAITRKIFKSHLKSRKNSVSVKKKSSRNIFSIMFVFFVCFVPYHVARIPYTWSQTETHYSCRSKVMLLYVKEFSLLLSAANVCLDPIIYFFLCQPFREILCKKLHIPLKAQHDSENSKTKRGNITQESIDTL; from the coding sequence ATGAATGCCACCCCCGCCTCGCCGGCAGGGGGGTCCTGCCCCCGGAACACCCTCATAACCCAGCAAATCATCCCCGTGCTGTACTTCATGGTCTTCGTGGCTGGGATCCTGCTCAACGGCGTGTCAGGGTGGATCTTCTTCTACGTGCCCAGCTCCAAGAGCTTCATCGTCTATCTCAAGAACATTGTCGTCGCCGACTTCCTGATGAGCCTGACTTTCCCTTTCAAGATCCTGAGCGACTCGGGCCTCGGCCCCTGGCAGCTGAACGTGTTTGTGTGCAGGGTCTCGGCCGTGCTCTTCTACGTCAACATGTACGTCAGCATCGTGTTCTTCGGGCTCATCGGCTTTGACAGGTATTATAAAATCGTGAAGCCTCTTTCGACGTCTTTCATCCAGTCCGTGAGCTACAGCAAACTCCTGTCGCTGCTGGTGTGGAGCCTCATCCTGCTGCTTGCCGTGCCCAACATGATCCTGACCAACCGGAGCGCCACGGGGGCCACACGCGTGAAATGCATGGACCTGAAGAACGAACTGGGCCTCAAGTGGCACAAAGCCTCCAGCTACATCTTTGTAGGCATCTTCTGGATTGTGTTTCTTTCCTTAATCATCTTCTATACTGCTATCACGAGGAAGATCTTTAAGTCCCACCTTAAGTCCAGAAAGAATTCCGTCTCCGTCAAGAAGAAATCTAGCCGCAACATCTTCAGCATCATGTTcgtgttttttgtctgttttgtcccTTACCACGTTGCCAGAATCCCCTACACGTGGAGCCAGACAGAAACCCATTACAGCTGCCGCTCAAAAGTAATGCTGCTCTACGTGAAAGAATTCTCTCTGCTACTGTCGGCTGCAAACGTATGCCTGGACCccattatttatttctttctatgccAGCCGTTTAGAGAAATTTTATGTAAGAAACTGCATATCCCATTAAAAGCTCAGCATGACTCAGAAAATTCCAAAACCAAAAGGGGAAATATAACACAAGAAAGCATAGATACTTTGTGA